One genomic region from Streptomyces sp. NBC_00582 encodes:
- a CDS encoding SWIM zinc finger family protein — translation MPVAGGGTPDLRESGGTPVAGADAPDRVVPGPPVAGTGTPDLVGPDTPATGTGASDPVGSGVSDPGGTTGSETVGPGGSTPGGGAAETSPADASRPAAPLSDTPAPSALPAESPRPGARPGDIAREALRAARAQARRDAAEAEEPDPGRARQAWRRAARPAVPDAALDPALRRRSRTPDPGTGDRTARERARLVRESLADAFRMPSDDDLPAPTTSPAAPHGTPPPPAADRTTADEPHPAPHPTDEPPPVLALAHEPPPAPVPASPDAARPTPTTPSMPAIPVTPHSPRSMAAPSRDGEHRRTFGAFPSLPGAGAGDGEEDRFAETWWGHAWVDALEEGALDVKRLARGRGYARQGNVDAITVTPGLVLAYVQGSRPRPYRVQVRLRTLGEEEWERFLDAAVDSPAHIAALLDKEMPESLADCGVPLLPGPGDLDPHCSCPDRAHPCKHAAALCYQTARLLDADPFVLLLLRGRGERELLDALSRRNATRAARAAQDEGPAPLPGVRASEVVTGDATRRLPPPPAPLPVPPHPEQPPAYPSAPGGPDSFALDQLATDAAARAHALLATGHDEIGELTLWQDAVRLAAARPGSGLTATTRALYATLAAAAGRTPSELARAVAAWRQGGPDGLTVLEEPWDPPAGRFDRARPLLLAADLPAFRPWRNHLTHPVGHVQLRFGRDGLWYPYESEPGHDDWWPRGTPDPDPVGALTGLGGTDEP, via the coding sequence ATGCCAGTCGCGGGAGGGGGCACGCCTGATCTCCGGGAGTCCGGCGGTACACCGGTCGCCGGTGCCGACGCGCCTGATCGCGTGGTGCCCGGCCCACCGGTCGCCGGTACCGGTACACCCGACCTCGTAGGCCCCGACACACCAGCCACCGGTACCGGCGCGTCCGATCCCGTCGGTTCCGGCGTGTCCGACCCGGGCGGGACCACGGGGTCCGAGACGGTCGGACCTGGTGGATCCACCCCCGGTGGGGGAGCGGCCGAAACCTCACCCGCGGACGCTTCTCGTCCAGCCGCACCGCTGTCCGACACCCCCGCCCCGAGCGCTCTCCCCGCCGAGTCCCCGAGGCCGGGTGCCCGCCCCGGGGACATCGCCCGGGAGGCGTTGCGGGCGGCGCGTGCCCAGGCGCGGCGGGACGCGGCGGAGGCGGAGGAGCCGGACCCCGGGCGTGCGCGGCAGGCGTGGAGGCGCGCCGCACGCCCCGCCGTCCCCGACGCCGCTCTCGACCCGGCCCTGCGCCGCAGAAGCCGTACGCCCGATCCGGGCACCGGAGACCGCACGGCCCGTGAACGCGCACGCTTGGTACGGGAGTCGCTCGCCGACGCCTTCCGCATGCCGTCGGACGACGACCTGCCCGCGCCCACCACCTCACCGGCCGCGCCGCACGGGACCCCACCGCCCCCCGCAGCCGACCGGACCACCGCCGACGAGCCACACCCCGCGCCGCACCCGACCGACGAGCCACCCCCGGTGCTGGCCCTCGCCCACGAGCCACCCCCCGCTCCGGTCCCTGCCTCCCCCGACGCGGCACGCCCAACGCCCACCACGCCCTCGATGCCCGCCATCCCCGTCACCCCCCACTCCCCCCGCTCCATGGCCGCCCCCTCCCGGGACGGGGAGCATCGGCGTACCTTTGGCGCCTTTCCGTCGCTTCCCGGGGCCGGGGCCGGGGACGGGGAAGAGGACCGCTTCGCCGAGACCTGGTGGGGGCACGCCTGGGTGGACGCCTTGGAGGAAGGGGCGCTGGACGTCAAGCGGCTGGCCCGGGGCCGGGGTTACGCCCGGCAGGGAAACGTGGACGCCATCACCGTCACCCCGGGACTCGTCCTCGCGTACGTGCAGGGCAGCCGTCCCCGCCCGTACCGCGTGCAGGTGCGGCTGCGGACGCTCGGCGAGGAGGAGTGGGAGCGTTTCCTGGACGCCGCGGTGGACAGCCCCGCGCACATCGCCGCGCTGCTCGACAAGGAGATGCCCGAGTCCCTCGCCGACTGCGGGGTGCCGCTGCTCCCCGGCCCCGGCGACCTCGACCCGCACTGCAGCTGCCCCGACCGCGCCCACCCCTGCAAACACGCCGCCGCCCTCTGCTACCAGACCGCGCGGCTGCTGGACGCCGACCCGTTCGTGCTGCTCCTGCTGCGCGGCCGGGGCGAACGCGAACTGCTGGACGCGCTGTCCCGCCGTAACGCCACCCGCGCGGCCCGAGCCGCCCAGGACGAGGGACCGGCCCCCCTGCCGGGTGTGCGCGCCTCGGAGGTCGTCACCGGGGATGCGACCCGTCGGCTCCCGCCGCCGCCCGCCCCCCTGCCCGTCCCCCCGCACCCCGAGCAGCCCCCGGCCTACCCCTCCGCGCCGGGCGGCCCCGACTCCTTCGCCCTGGACCAGCTCGCCACCGACGCCGCCGCCCGCGCCCACGCCCTGCTCGCCACCGGCCACGACGAGATCGGTGAACTGACCCTGTGGCAGGACGCCGTACGGCTGGCCGCCGCCCGTCCCGGCTCCGGGCTCACCGCCACCACCCGCGCCCTGTACGCCACGCTCGCGGCCGCCGCCGGCCGCACCCCCTCCGAGCTGGCGCGCGCGGTCGCCGCCTGGCGGCAGGGCGGGCCGGACGGCCTGACCGTCCTGGAGGAACCCTGGGATCCGCCGGCGGGCCGCTTCGACCGGGCCCGCCCGCTGCTGCTCGCCGCCGACCTTCCCGCGTTCCGTCCCTGGCGCAACCACCTCACCCACCCCGTCGGCCATGTCCAGCTCCGCTTCGGCCGCGA
- a CDS encoding DEAD/DEAH box helicase — MRTDDRSPADRAGVPARLAALFLPAPLPREGRMAFWDPTAAWDPRQDPPPAPVDLTELTVVRPHGTSVRRARIPALTLPLDRALPLLVRARRDPAAHPATACWGAAALHALRLTARGRLLPGLTPSGHDAWRAGPLDPQDIAHLRAVAAALPHEGHAVPLPGPGPLRLPQPEALMRAFLDAVADTLPRTPAAPYAAGKPYADRRPQRLPGAQDWAAEVAAGMDAGVRISLRLDLSAYDMFDTSDDAGRARSAGTAIVQVHSLADPTLVTDAAALWAGEADAAFGPRARVDAALAVRRAARVWPPLARLADQDAPDVLALSEDELSDLLGVAATRLAAAGVAVHWPRDLAQDLAATAVVRPAPGSATDGTGFFDSEELLQFRWQLALGGDPLSEAEMDTLAEAHRPVVRLRDQWVLVDPALVRKARKRELGLLDPVDALSAALTGTAEVDGETVEAVPVGALAALRDRLTAGVRPAAPPPGLQATLRDYQLRGLAWLELMTSLGLGGCLADDMGLGKTITVIALHLRRARTEPTLVVCPASLLGNWQREITRFAPGVPVRRFHGQGRSLADLTGGFVLTTYGTMRSTAATLAAQPWGMVVADEAQHVKNPYSATAKALRTIPSPARVALTGTPVENNLSELWALLDWTTPGLLGPLKSFRARHARAVENGEDTEAVERLARLVRPFLLRRKKSDPGIVPELPPKTETDHPVPLTREQAALYEAVVRESLLAIETADGIARRGLVLKLLGALKQICDHPALYLKEETTPVGDPLAARSGKLALLDELLDTVLAEDGSVLVFTQYVGMARLITAHLADRAIPVELLHGGTPVPQREHLVDRFQSGATPVLVLSLKAAGTGLNLTRAGHVVHFDRWWNPAVEEQATDRAYRIGQTQPVQVHRLITEGTVEDRIAEMLASKRALADAVLGSGESALTELTDRELTDLVRLRRES; from the coding sequence GTGCGTACGGACGACAGGTCTCCGGCGGACCGGGCGGGCGTCCCGGCGCGCCTCGCCGCGCTCTTCCTGCCCGCCCCGCTGCCGCGCGAGGGCCGGATGGCCTTCTGGGACCCGACGGCCGCCTGGGACCCGCGGCAGGACCCACCGCCCGCCCCGGTGGACCTGACGGAGCTGACCGTCGTCCGCCCGCACGGCACCTCCGTCCGCCGCGCGCGGATCCCCGCCCTGACGCTGCCCCTGGACCGGGCGCTCCCGCTGCTGGTGCGCGCCCGCCGCGACCCCGCCGCCCACCCCGCCACCGCCTGCTGGGGCGCGGCCGCCCTGCACGCGCTCCGGCTCACCGCCCGCGGACGCCTGCTGCCCGGACTGACCCCCTCCGGCCACGACGCCTGGCGGGCCGGCCCCCTCGACCCGCAGGACATCGCGCATCTTCGCGCGGTCGCCGCCGCCCTGCCCCACGAGGGGCACGCCGTCCCCCTGCCCGGCCCCGGCCCGCTCCGGCTGCCGCAGCCGGAGGCCCTGATGCGCGCCTTCCTCGACGCCGTCGCGGACACCCTGCCGCGCACCCCGGCCGCTCCGTACGCGGCCGGGAAGCCCTACGCCGACCGCCGGCCCCAGCGGCTGCCCGGCGCCCAGGACTGGGCGGCGGAGGTCGCCGCCGGCATGGACGCGGGCGTGCGGATCTCGCTCCGCCTCGACCTGTCCGCGTACGACATGTTCGACACCTCCGACGACGCGGGGCGGGCCCGCAGCGCCGGCACCGCCATCGTCCAGGTGCACAGCCTCGCCGACCCCACCCTCGTCACCGACGCGGCGGCCCTGTGGGCGGGCGAGGCGGACGCGGCCTTCGGACCCCGCGCGCGTGTGGACGCCGCCCTCGCCGTGCGGCGTGCGGCGCGCGTGTGGCCGCCGCTGGCCCGGCTCGCCGACCAGGACGCGCCGGACGTACTGGCCCTGTCCGAGGACGAGTTGAGCGACCTGCTCGGCGTGGCGGCGACCCGGCTCGCGGCGGCCGGGGTCGCCGTGCACTGGCCCAGGGACCTCGCGCAGGACCTCGCCGCGACCGCGGTGGTACGGCCCGCGCCGGGCTCGGCGACCGACGGCACCGGCTTCTTCGACAGCGAGGAACTGCTGCAGTTCCGCTGGCAGTTGGCGCTCGGCGGCGACCCCCTCAGCGAGGCCGAGATGGACACGCTGGCCGAGGCCCACCGCCCGGTGGTGCGGCTGCGCGACCAGTGGGTCCTGGTCGACCCGGCCCTGGTCCGCAAGGCCCGCAAACGCGAACTGGGCCTGCTGGACCCGGTGGACGCCCTGTCCGCCGCCCTCACGGGCACGGCCGAGGTCGACGGCGAGACCGTGGAGGCGGTGCCCGTGGGCGCGCTCGCCGCCCTGCGCGACCGTCTGACGGCCGGAGTCCGCCCGGCGGCCCCGCCGCCCGGCCTGCAGGCCACCCTGCGCGACTACCAGCTCCGCGGCCTGGCCTGGCTGGAGCTGATGACCTCCCTCGGCCTCGGCGGCTGCCTCGCCGACGACATGGGCCTCGGCAAGACGATCACCGTCATCGCCCTCCACCTCCGGCGCGCCCGCACCGAACCCACCCTCGTGGTCTGCCCCGCCTCCCTCCTGGGCAACTGGCAGCGCGAGATCACCCGCTTCGCACCCGGCGTCCCCGTCCGCCGCTTCCACGGCCAGGGCCGCAGCCTGGCCGACCTCACCGGCGGCTTCGTCCTCACCACCTACGGCACCATGCGCTCCACCGCGGCCACGCTGGCCGCACAGCCATGGGGCATGGTCGTCGCGGACGAGGCGCAGCACGTGAAGAACCCCTACTCGGCGACGGCGAAGGCACTGCGGACGATCCCGTCCCCCGCGCGCGTGGCGCTCACCGGCACCCCCGTCGAGAACAACCTCTCCGAACTCTGGGCGTTGCTCGACTGGACGACCCCCGGCCTCCTCGGCCCCCTGAAGTCCTTCCGCGCCCGGCACGCGCGCGCCGTGGAGAACGGCGAGGACACGGAGGCGGTGGAGCGTCTCGCCCGCCTGGTCCGCCCCTTCCTCCTGCGCCGCAAGAAGTCCGACCCCGGGATCGTGCCCGAGCTGCCGCCCAAGACCGAGACCGACCATCCGGTGCCGCTCACCCGCGAGCAGGCCGCGCTCTACGAGGCGGTGGTGCGCGAGTCGCTGCTCGCCATCGAGACGGCGGACGGGATCGCGCGCCGGGGCCTGGTGCTGAAGCTGCTGGGCGCGCTGAAACAGATCTGCGACCACCCCGCGCTGTACCTGAAGGAGGAGACCACGCCCGTCGGCGACCCGCTCGCCGCCCGCTCCGGCAAACTCGCCCTCCTCGACGAACTGCTGGACACCGTCCTCGCCGAGGACGGCTCGGTGCTCGTCTTCACGCAGTACGTCGGCATGGCCCGCCTGATCACCGCGCACCTCGCCGACCGGGCGATCCCCGTGGAGCTGCTGCACGGAGGCACACCGGTACCGCAGCGCGAGCACCTGGTGGACCGCTTCCAGAGCGGCGCCACGCCGGTCCTCGTCCTCTCCCTCAAGGCCGCCGGCACCGGCCTGAACCTCACCCGCGCGGGCCATGTCGTCCACTTCGACCGCTGGTGGAACCCGGCGGTCGAGGAACAGGCCACCGACCGCGCGTACCGCATCGGCCAGACCCAGCCCGTCCAGGTCCACCGCCTCATCACCGAGGGCACGGTCGAGGACCGCATCGCGGAGATGCTCGCCTCGAAACGGGCCCTCGCCGACGCGGTCCTCGGCTCCGGCGAATCCGCCCTCACCGAACTCACCGACCGCGAACTGACCGACCTGGTACGCCTGCGGAGGGAGTCGTGA
- a CDS encoding sugar kinase, whose protein sequence is MTASLPRQAAPPDEPSRPPEDRRHVIRRRALTLLIIVLLIGVPAGYLVISANQSRDSGKDKEAKYSATGLTAGWPSKVQRRLYRVPVPHPSNQVAYYETNNWKTSRLYVQFQTTHAGLDQFLAQIGVDRADLKQGDLTISARDQGITGWRFTGPGARKGEFYGLVVEKKNPTPTLDVVVNYGNPVYPFVYVVSRTVP, encoded by the coding sequence ATGACCGCCTCGCTGCCCCGCCAGGCGGCGCCCCCCGACGAGCCGTCCCGGCCGCCGGAGGACCGCCGCCATGTGATCCGGCGCAGGGCGCTCACCCTGCTGATCATCGTGCTGCTGATCGGCGTCCCGGCCGGCTATCTGGTGATCTCCGCGAACCAGAGCCGCGACAGCGGCAAGGACAAGGAGGCGAAGTACTCGGCGACCGGTCTGACCGCCGGCTGGCCCTCGAAGGTCCAGCGCCGCCTCTACCGGGTGCCGGTCCCGCACCCCTCCAACCAGGTCGCCTACTACGAGACCAACAACTGGAAGACCAGCCGGCTCTACGTGCAGTTCCAGACCACGCACGCAGGCCTCGACCAGTTCCTCGCGCAGATCGGCGTCGACCGGGCCGACCTCAAACAGGGCGACCTCACCATCAGCGCCCGCGACCAGGGCATCACGGGCTGGCGGTTCACGGGGCCGGGCGCCCGCAAGGGCGAGTTCTACGGCCTCGTCGTCGAGAAGAAGAACCCCACGCCCACCCTGGACGTCGTCGTGAACTACGGCAACCCCGTCTACCCGTTCGTGTACGTCGTCTCCCGCACGGTTCCCTAG
- a CDS encoding ROK family glucokinase, with translation MSTYGNFSAPIGSRRAPALRTVGTRERRSHLTAPRVPTVGIDIGGTKVMAGVVDADGNILEKVRTETPDKSKSPKVVEDTIVELVLDLSDRHDVHAVGIGAAGWVDADRNRVLFAPHLSWRNEPLRDRLSGRLSVPVLVDNDANTAAWAEWRFGAGRGEDHLVMITLGTGIGGAILEDGQVKRGKYGVAGEFGHMQVVPGGHRCPCGNRGCWEQYSSGNALVREAKELAAADSPVAYGIIEHVKGQIGDISGPMITELAREGDAMCVELLQDIGQWLGVGIANLAAALDPSCFVIGGGVSAADDLLIAPARDAFKRQLTGRGYRPEARIVRAQLGPEAGMVGAADLARLVARRFRRAKRRRVERYERFERFTDAARRTRDTA, from the coding sequence ATGAGCACCTACGGCAACTTCAGCGCCCCCATCGGCTCCAGGCGCGCCCCCGCGCTGCGCACGGTGGGCACCCGTGAGCGCCGCTCGCACCTCACCGCACCCCGTGTGCCGACGGTCGGCATCGACATCGGCGGTACCAAGGTGATGGCGGGCGTCGTCGACGCCGACGGCAACATCCTGGAGAAGGTCCGCACCGAGACCCCCGACAAGTCCAAGAGCCCCAAGGTCGTCGAGGACACGATCGTCGAGCTGGTCCTGGACCTGTCCGACCGCCACGACGTGCACGCCGTCGGCATCGGCGCGGCCGGCTGGGTCGACGCCGACCGCAACCGCGTCCTGTTCGCCCCCCACCTGTCCTGGCGCAACGAGCCGCTGCGCGACCGCCTCTCCGGCCGCCTCTCGGTCCCCGTCCTCGTGGACAACGACGCCAACACCGCCGCCTGGGCGGAGTGGCGCTTCGGCGCCGGTCGCGGCGAGGACCACCTGGTCATGATCACGCTGGGCACCGGCATCGGCGGCGCGATCCTGGAGGACGGCCAGGTCAAGCGGGGCAAGTACGGCGTCGCCGGTGAGTTCGGCCATATGCAGGTCGTGCCCGGCGGACACCGCTGCCCGTGCGGCAACCGCGGCTGCTGGGAGCAGTACAGCTCCGGGAACGCCCTGGTCAGAGAGGCCAAGGAGCTGGCCGCGGCGGACTCCCCGGTGGCGTACGGGATCATCGAGCACGTCAAGGGACAGATCGGTGACATCAGCGGCCCGATGATCACGGAGCTGGCCCGCGAGGGCGACGCCATGTGCGTCGAGCTGCTCCAGGACATCGGCCAGTGGCTCGGCGTCGGCATCGCCAACCTGGCCGCCGCGCTCGACCCCTCCTGCTTCGTGATCGGCGGCGGGGTGTCCGCCGCCGACGACCTGCTGATCGCCCCCGCGCGCGACGCCTTCAAGCGTCAGCTCACCGGGCGCGGCTACCGCCCCGAGGCCCGGATCGTCCGCGCCCAGCTCGGCCCCGAGGCCGGCATGGTCGGCGCCGCCGACCTCGCGCGTCTGGTCGCCCGCCGCTTCCGGCGCGCCAAGCGGCGCCGCGTCGAGCGCTACGAGCGCTTCGAACGGTTCACCGACGCCGCCCGCCGCACCCGGGACACGGCATGA
- a CDS encoding GntR family transcriptional regulator translates to MQLELRVDRSSPVPLYFQLSQQLEAAIEHGSLTPGSLLGNEIELAARLGLSRPTVRQAIQSLVDKGLLVRRRGVGTQVVHSQVKRPLELSSLYDDLEAAGQRPATTVLANTLVPASAEVAAALAVAEGSEVHRVERLRLAHGEPMAYLCNHIPSGLLDLDSGQLEATGLYRLMRAAGITLHSARQSIGARAATPAEADRLAEDPGAPLLTMQRTTFDDTGRAVEFGDHIYRPTRYSFEFQLLVRS, encoded by the coding sequence GTGCAGCTCGAACTCCGTGTGGACCGTAGCTCGCCGGTGCCGTTGTACTTCCAGCTCTCCCAGCAGCTCGAGGCCGCGATCGAGCACGGATCGCTCACCCCCGGCAGCCTCCTGGGCAACGAGATCGAGCTCGCCGCCCGGCTCGGCCTGTCCCGCCCGACCGTGCGCCAGGCCATCCAGTCGCTCGTCGACAAGGGCCTGCTGGTGCGCCGCCGGGGCGTCGGCACCCAGGTCGTGCACAGCCAGGTCAAGCGCCCGCTGGAGCTCAGCAGCCTCTACGACGACCTGGAGGCGGCCGGCCAGCGCCCCGCCACCACCGTCCTCGCCAACACGCTCGTCCCCGCCTCCGCCGAGGTCGCCGCCGCGCTCGCGGTCGCCGAGGGCAGCGAGGTGCACCGCGTGGAACGGCTCCGGCTCGCGCACGGCGAGCCGATGGCGTACCTCTGCAACCACATCCCGTCCGGCCTGCTCGACCTCGACAGCGGCCAGCTCGAGGCCACCGGCCTCTACCGCCTGATGCGCGCCGCCGGGATCACCCTCCACAGCGCCCGCCAGTCCATCGGCGCCCGCGCCGCCACCCCCGCCGAGGCCGACCGCCTCGCCGAGGACCCCGGCGCCCCCCTCCTCACCATGCAACGCACCACCTTCGACGACACCGGCCGCGCGGTCGAGTTCGGCGACCACATCTACCGCCCGACCCGCTACTCCTTCGAGTTCCAGCTCCTCGTACGGTCCTGA
- a CDS encoding Gfo/Idh/MocA family protein has translation MRIGVIGTGRIGTIHANTLSRHREVGSLILTDADPARAQELALRLGETAAPGVDEIFRWGVDAVVITTATSAHAELIGRAARSGLPVFCEKPIALDLAGTLQAIAEVEAAGTVLQMGFQRRFDAGYTGAREAVRSGRLGRLHTVRALTSDQSPPPSAWLPVSGGIYRDALIHDVDCLRWVTGREVREVYAAGSDAGPAMFRAAGDLDTAAAVLTLDDGTLATATTTRLNGAGYDVRMELAGERDQIVVGLDDRTPIASTEPTGPPAADKPWGGFLERFGPAYEAELIAFVEVLRGERPNPCDGREALQAFRIAEACAISHRDHRPVSLAEIPGA, from the coding sequence ATGCGCATCGGGGTCATCGGGACGGGCCGCATCGGCACCATTCATGCGAACACACTCAGCCGTCACCGCGAGGTCGGATCCCTGATCCTGACGGACGCGGACCCCGCGCGGGCGCAGGAGCTCGCGCTGCGGCTGGGTGAGACGGCCGCCCCCGGGGTGGACGAGATCTTCCGCTGGGGCGTGGACGCGGTCGTGATCACCACGGCCACCTCGGCGCACGCCGAACTGATCGGTCGGGCAGCGCGCTCCGGGCTTCCGGTGTTCTGCGAGAAGCCCATCGCCCTGGACCTGGCGGGGACCTTACAGGCGATCGCCGAGGTCGAGGCCGCCGGAACGGTCCTGCAGATGGGGTTCCAGCGCCGCTTCGACGCGGGCTACACGGGCGCCCGCGAGGCCGTACGGTCCGGTCGGCTCGGGCGGCTGCACACCGTACGGGCGCTGACCTCCGACCAGTCGCCGCCGCCCTCCGCGTGGCTGCCGGTGTCCGGCGGGATCTACCGGGACGCACTGATCCACGACGTCGACTGTCTGCGCTGGGTGACCGGGCGCGAGGTGCGGGAGGTGTACGCCGCGGGGTCCGACGCGGGTCCCGCGATGTTCCGGGCCGCGGGGGACCTCGACACGGCGGCGGCCGTTCTCACCCTCGACGACGGCACCCTCGCCACCGCCACCACGACCCGGCTGAACGGCGCCGGCTACGACGTCCGCATGGAGCTGGCCGGGGAGCGCGACCAGATCGTGGTCGGTCTGGACGACCGTACGCCCATCGCCTCCACCGAACCGACCGGTCCCCCGGCCGCGGACAAGCCCTGGGGCGGCTTCCTGGAGCGCTTCGGGCCCGCGTACGAGGCGGAGCTCATCGCCTTCGTGGAGGTGCTGCGGGGAGAGCGCCCCAACCCCTGCGACGGCAGGGAGGCCCTCCAGGCCTTCCGCATCGCGGAGGCCTGCGCCATCTCCCACCGGGACCACAGACCGGTGTCCCTGGCAGAGATCCCGGGAGCATAG
- a CDS encoding cytochrome P450 family protein — protein sequence MTTVIDLGEYGDAFRRDPHPVYALLRERGPVHRVRLPAPDAHHETWLVVGYAEARAAFADPRLSKDGRRIGVTFLDEELIGTYLLTADPPQHTRLRSLVSRAFTARRVEEMRPRIQRLTDDLLDAMLPAGRADLVESLAYPLPITVICELLGVPELDRAAFRKLSTEAVAPTSAESEYDAFVRLAEYLTELIEDKRCAGPSGDLLSDLIRITAQDGDRLSPGELRGMAFVLLIAGHETTVNLITNAVHALLSHPDQLVALRADMSLLDGAVEEALRYEGPVENATFRFAAEPLEIAGTPIAAGEPVMIGLTAADRDAGRYPDPDRFDIRRDTRGHLAFGHGIHYCLGAPLARLEARTALRSLLERTPALALDGPPGEWLPGPLMRGTRSLPVRW from the coding sequence ATGACCACGGTGATCGACCTGGGGGAGTACGGCGACGCGTTCCGGCGGGACCCGCACCCGGTGTACGCGCTGCTGCGTGAGCGCGGCCCGGTGCACCGGGTGCGGCTGCCCGCGCCCGACGCCCACCACGAGACCTGGCTCGTCGTGGGGTACGCGGAGGCACGCGCCGCGTTCGCCGACCCCCGGCTGTCCAAGGACGGCCGCCGCATCGGCGTCACCTTCCTCGACGAGGAACTGATCGGCACGTACCTGCTGACCGCCGACCCGCCGCAGCACACACGGCTGCGCTCGCTGGTCTCCCGCGCCTTCACCGCGCGCCGCGTGGAGGAGATGCGGCCGAGGATCCAGCGGCTCACCGACGACCTGCTCGACGCGATGCTGCCGGCGGGCCGCGCCGACCTGGTGGAGTCCCTCGCCTACCCGCTGCCCATCACGGTCATCTGCGAACTGCTCGGCGTCCCCGAACTCGACCGCGCCGCGTTCCGCAAGCTGTCCACCGAGGCCGTCGCGCCCACCAGCGCGGAGAGCGAGTACGACGCGTTCGTGCGGCTCGCCGAGTACCTCACCGAGCTGATCGAGGACAAGCGGTGCGCGGGCCCCAGCGGGGACCTCCTGAGCGATCTGATCCGCATCACGGCGCAGGACGGCGACCGGCTCTCGCCGGGCGAACTGCGCGGCATGGCGTTCGTCCTGCTCATCGCCGGACACGAGACGACGGTCAACCTCATCACCAACGCCGTCCACGCCCTGCTCAGTCATCCGGACCAACTTGTCGCCCTGCGCGCCGACATGAGTCTCCTGGACGGCGCGGTCGAAGAGGCCCTGCGCTACGAGGGCCCGGTGGAGAACGCCACGTTCCGCTTCGCCGCCGAGCCGTTGGAGATCGCCGGCACGCCGATCGCCGCGGGTGAGCCGGTGATGATCGGTCTCACGGCCGCCGACCGGGACGCGGGGCGGTACCCCGACCCCGACCGTTTCGACATCCGTCGCGACACCCGCGGCCATCTCGCCTTCGGGCACGGCATCCACTACTGCCTGGGCGCCCCGCTGGCGCGCCTCGAAGCGCGCACGGCCCTGCGGTCGCTGCTCGAGCGCACACCCGCCCTGGCCCTCGACGGGCCGCCGGGCGAGTGGCTTCCGGGGCCCTTGATGAGGGGGACGCGGAGTCTGCCGGTGCGGTGGTAG
- a CDS encoding response regulator: protein MTAIRLLLVDDDPLVRAGLSLMMGGADDIEIVGEAADGGEAEALVDRVRPDVVLMDIRMPAVDGLTATERLRRRQDAPQVVVLTTFHADEQVLRALRAGAAGFVLKDTPPAEILDAVRRVAGGDPVLSPTVTRQLMDHAAGSAADTRRTRARERLAALGEREREVAVAVGRGLSNAEIAAALFMSVATVKAHVSRILARLGLNNRVQIALLAYDAGLLDEDGH, encoded by the coding sequence ATGACTGCGATCCGACTCCTCCTCGTCGACGACGATCCGCTGGTGCGCGCCGGTCTGTCCCTCATGATGGGCGGCGCCGACGACATCGAGATCGTCGGCGAGGCCGCCGACGGCGGGGAGGCCGAGGCGCTCGTCGACCGTGTCCGGCCCGACGTCGTCCTCATGGACATCCGGATGCCGGCCGTGGACGGCCTGACCGCCACGGAACGGCTGCGCCGCCGTCAGGACGCCCCGCAGGTCGTGGTCCTCACCACCTTCCACGCCGACGAACAGGTGCTGCGCGCCCTGCGCGCGGGCGCCGCCGGTTTCGTCCTCAAGGACACCCCGCCCGCCGAGATCCTCGACGCCGTACGCCGGGTCGCGGGCGGCGACCCCGTGCTCTCGCCCACCGTCACCCGCCAGCTCATGGACCACGCGGCCGGCTCGGCCGCCGACACCCGGCGCACCCGCGCGCGCGAGCGGCTCGCCGCCCTCGGGGAGCGCGAGCGGGAGGTCGCCGTCGCGGTCGGCCGGGGTCTGTCCAACGCCGAGATCGCCGCCGCGCTCTTCATGAGCGTCGCCACCGTCAAGGCCCACGTCTCCCGCATCCTGGCCCGGCTCGGCCTCAACAACCGTGTGCAGATCGCCCTGCTCGCGTACGACGCGGGTCTGCTCGACGAGGACGGGCACTAG